From a region of the Apis mellifera strain DH4 linkage group LG2, Amel_HAv3.1, whole genome shotgun sequence genome:
- the LOC410862 gene encoding solute carrier family 41 member 3 isoform X1 yields the protein MVVSPVSSTEPALYNVTDIKLNDCADHNEHLANKLNNRGVKDHAFTIQRDNMSNGKDNYALDFDCIEKAIDNKLNSSADIKAEPDIVKKVAAGLKSPNGQKNKTDMSLPNLGGGTLSSGCSIVTISSVANSDPDPEFHNNTDGFGNSAYRHERWYQTTLQVAVPFFIAGIGTIGAGLVLENVKDWPVFRTVSQLIILVPSLLGLKGNLDMCLASRLCTQANLGNMHEFREIVKMIIGNIALVQIQAIVAAILVSIFAIISAIAESSEYSFEWNHCLLLAASSVSTATSSCFILDFVMIVVIIISYRCKMNPDNLATPLAASFGDVVSISMLSTIASALFERMTGSIPWILYIILGCYLLILPFWIYVVLKNKYTRNVLASGWIPVLSALFISGCGGLVLSGVVDHFTGFAIFNPIINGIGGNLVSVQASRISTTLHQTTIMGILPPHSKIFIAPWKALFTGTLYAKTARILICMAIFGELIFIFAADYIQWGKSTLHIYFVMSYIVMAVLQVMLLLYVAHIIIHAMWRFKIDPDNSAIPYLTALGDLSGTIFLAAAFWFLEMIHRDYTGK from the exons ATGGTCGTTTCTCCGGTCTCGTCGACTGAACCGGCGCTGTACAACGTgactgatataaaattaaacgactGCGCGGATCACAATGAGCATCTAGCAAACAAACTTAATAACAGGGGAGTTAAGGATCACGCGTTCACCATACAGCGAGACAATATGTCGAACGGAAAGGATAATTATGCCTTAGATTTCGACTGCATAGAGAAGGCGAtcgataacaaattaaattcatcCGCCGACATCAAAGCGGAGCCCGATATCGTGAAGAAAGTGGCAG CCGGCCTGAAAAGTCCTAATGGCCAAAAGAACAAAACGGACATGTCACTGCCCAATCTCGGTGGTGGAACACTTTCAAGCGGATGTTCGATAGTGACGATCTCTTCCGTCGCAAATTCAGATCCCGATCCTGAGTTCCATAATAACACGGATGGGTTTGGTAACAGCGCATACAGACACGAAAGATGGTATCAGACCACCCTTCAAGTCGCTGTGCCTTTCTTTATCGCCGGGATAGGCACAATCGGTGCTGGTCTCGTACTCGAGAATGTCAAG GACTGGCCAGTATTTCGCACCGTTTCCCAATTAATCATTCTTGTCCCTTCGCTGTTGGGTCTGAAAGGGAATCTCGACATGTGCCTGGCATCGCGTTTGTGCACCCAAGCCAATCTGGGGAATATGCACGAGTTCCGAGAGATCGTGAAAATGATAATCGGTAACATCGCGTTGGTTCAGATACAGGCGATTGTCGCGGCCATTTTGGTATCAATTTTCGCGATTATTTCCGCGATAGCAGAAAGTAGCGAGTACAGTTTCGAATGGAATCATTGCCTGTTATTGGCCGCCTCCAGTGTATCCACAGCCACGAGTTCTTGTTTTATTCTAG ATTTTGTGATGATTGTCGTCATCATAATCTCATACCGATGTAAAATGAATCCTGATAATTTAGCCACACCTTTGGCTGCCTCCTTCGGAGACGTCGTATCAATCAGCATGCTATCCACAATCGCATCGGCGTTATTCGAGAGAATGACTGGTTCCATACCATGGATTTTGTACATTATACTCGGCTGTTACTTGCTAATTTTGCCATTTTGGATTTATGTAGTGCtcaagaataaatatactaGAAACGTTTTAGCATCTGGATGGATTCCAGTTTTATCGGCATTATTCATCAGCGg ATGTGGAGGTTTGGTTCTCAGTGGTGTCGTTGACCATTTCACAGGATTCGCCATATTTAATCCGATAATAAACGGAATTGGTGGTAATTTAGTATCTGTGCAAGCATCTAGAATCTCAACTACATTGCACCAAACAACGATCATGGGAATTTTACCGCcacattcaaaaatattcattgccCCGTGGAAGGCGCTCTTTACAGGCA CGCTGTACGCGAAAACAGCCAGAATACTCATTTGTATGGCGATTTTCGGTGAATTAATCTTCATTTTCGCCGCTGATTACATCCAATGGGGAAAATCCACTTTGCACATATACTTCGTAATGTCTTATATTGTTATGGCTGTTCTTCAA GTCATGTTGTTGCTTTACGTGGcgcatattattattcacgcTATGTGGCGATTCAAGATAGACCCGGATAATTCCGCCATACCGTATCTGACAGCTTTGGGCGATCTTTCGGGAACGATATTTTTGGCAGCGGCGTTTTGGTTTCTCGAAATGATACATCGCGATTACACAGGCAAATAG
- the LOC410862 gene encoding solute carrier family 41 member 3 isoform X2, with protein sequence MVVSPVSSTEPALYNVTDIKLNDCADHNEHLANKLNNRGVKDHAFTIQRDNMSNGKDNYALDFDCIEKAIDNKLNSSADIKAEPDIVKKVADPDPEFHNNTDGFGNSAYRHERWYQTTLQVAVPFFIAGIGTIGAGLVLENVKDWPVFRTVSQLIILVPSLLGLKGNLDMCLASRLCTQANLGNMHEFREIVKMIIGNIALVQIQAIVAAILVSIFAIISAIAESSEYSFEWNHCLLLAASSVSTATSSCFILDFVMIVVIIISYRCKMNPDNLATPLAASFGDVVSISMLSTIASALFERMTGSIPWILYIILGCYLLILPFWIYVVLKNKYTRNVLASGWIPVLSALFISGCGGLVLSGVVDHFTGFAIFNPIINGIGGNLVSVQASRISTTLHQTTIMGILPPHSKIFIAPWKALFTGTLYAKTARILICMAIFGELIFIFAADYIQWGKSTLHIYFVMSYIVMAVLQVMLLLYVAHIIIHAMWRFKIDPDNSAIPYLTALGDLSGTIFLAAAFWFLEMIHRDYTGK encoded by the exons ATGGTCGTTTCTCCGGTCTCGTCGACTGAACCGGCGCTGTACAACGTgactgatataaaattaaacgactGCGCGGATCACAATGAGCATCTAGCAAACAAACTTAATAACAGGGGAGTTAAGGATCACGCGTTCACCATACAGCGAGACAATATGTCGAACGGAAAGGATAATTATGCCTTAGATTTCGACTGCATAGAGAAGGCGAtcgataacaaattaaattcatcCGCCGACATCAAAGCGGAGCCCGATATCGTGAAGAAAGTGGCAG ATCCCGATCCTGAGTTCCATAATAACACGGATGGGTTTGGTAACAGCGCATACAGACACGAAAGATGGTATCAGACCACCCTTCAAGTCGCTGTGCCTTTCTTTATCGCCGGGATAGGCACAATCGGTGCTGGTCTCGTACTCGAGAATGTCAAG GACTGGCCAGTATTTCGCACCGTTTCCCAATTAATCATTCTTGTCCCTTCGCTGTTGGGTCTGAAAGGGAATCTCGACATGTGCCTGGCATCGCGTTTGTGCACCCAAGCCAATCTGGGGAATATGCACGAGTTCCGAGAGATCGTGAAAATGATAATCGGTAACATCGCGTTGGTTCAGATACAGGCGATTGTCGCGGCCATTTTGGTATCAATTTTCGCGATTATTTCCGCGATAGCAGAAAGTAGCGAGTACAGTTTCGAATGGAATCATTGCCTGTTATTGGCCGCCTCCAGTGTATCCACAGCCACGAGTTCTTGTTTTATTCTAG ATTTTGTGATGATTGTCGTCATCATAATCTCATACCGATGTAAAATGAATCCTGATAATTTAGCCACACCTTTGGCTGCCTCCTTCGGAGACGTCGTATCAATCAGCATGCTATCCACAATCGCATCGGCGTTATTCGAGAGAATGACTGGTTCCATACCATGGATTTTGTACATTATACTCGGCTGTTACTTGCTAATTTTGCCATTTTGGATTTATGTAGTGCtcaagaataaatatactaGAAACGTTTTAGCATCTGGATGGATTCCAGTTTTATCGGCATTATTCATCAGCGg ATGTGGAGGTTTGGTTCTCAGTGGTGTCGTTGACCATTTCACAGGATTCGCCATATTTAATCCGATAATAAACGGAATTGGTGGTAATTTAGTATCTGTGCAAGCATCTAGAATCTCAACTACATTGCACCAAACAACGATCATGGGAATTTTACCGCcacattcaaaaatattcattgccCCGTGGAAGGCGCTCTTTACAGGCA CGCTGTACGCGAAAACAGCCAGAATACTCATTTGTATGGCGATTTTCGGTGAATTAATCTTCATTTTCGCCGCTGATTACATCCAATGGGGAAAATCCACTTTGCACATATACTTCGTAATGTCTTATATTGTTATGGCTGTTCTTCAA GTCATGTTGTTGCTTTACGTGGcgcatattattattcacgcTATGTGGCGATTCAAGATAGACCCGGATAATTCCGCCATACCGTATCTGACAGCTTTGGGCGATCTTTCGGGAACGATATTTTTGGCAGCGGCGTTTTGGTTTCTCGAAATGATACATCGCGATTACACAGGCAAATAG